The following proteins are co-located in the Festucalex cinctus isolate MCC-2025b chromosome 15, RoL_Fcin_1.0, whole genome shotgun sequence genome:
- the nnt gene encoding NAD(P) transhydrogenase, mitochondrial translates to MASLLRVIAAGCSAPVLSGASCLKLQSAPTIKTTCVRFFRTHHALGRCASPGIPYKQLTVGVPKEIFQNERRVALSPAGVQALIKQGFNVVVETGAGESSKFQDEQYAQAGATIKALKDVFASDVLVKVRAPVFNPDLGMHEVELMKDAATLISFIYPAQNPELMDMLSQKKATVLAMDQVPRVTIAQGYDALSSMANIAGYKAVVLAANSFGRFFTGQITAAGKVPPAKVLIIGGGVAGLAAAGSARAMGAIVRGFDTRADALDQFKSLGAEPLEVDFKESGEGQGGYAKVMSKEFIEAEMKLFAKQCQEVDIIISTALIPGKRAPILITKPMIESMKDGSVVVDLAAEAGGNIETTVPGELSVHNGVTHIGYTDLPSRLPTQSSTLYSNNITKLVRAISPDKENFYLDVKDVFDFGTMDHVVRGSIVMQNGKIIFPAPPPNNMPTAAPPKPKSIKELEAEKSSQISPFRATLTSAGVYTGGFTTLLGLGLAAPNAAFTQIVTTFGLAGIVGYHTVWGVTPALHSPLMSVTNAISGLTAVGGLALMGGGYTPTSTAETLAVLAAFISSVNIAGGFLVTQKMLDMFKRPTDPPEHNYLYLLPAGVFVGGYAAALQSGYNIEQMMYLGSGMCCVGALAGLSNQSTARLGNVLGMMGVAGGIAATLGALKPSPELLAQMSAAMAVGGTAGLTIAKRIQITDLPQLVAAFHSLVGLAAVLTCVAEYMVEYPHFATDPAANLTKIVAYLGTFIGGVTFSGSLVAYGKLQGMLNSAPLILPARHALNASLMAGSIGGMIPYMLDPSFTTGITCLGSVSALSAIMGVTLTAAIGGADMPVVITVLNSYSGWALCAEGFLLNNNLLTIVGALIGSSGAILSYIMCVAMNRSLANVILGGYGTSSTGTGKPMEITGTHTEVNVDQTVDIIKEAQSIIITPGYGLCAAKAQYPIAELVKNLKDAGKDVRFGIHPVAGRMPGQLNVLLAEAGVPYDIVLEMDEINEDFPETDLVLVIGANDTVNSAAQEDPNSIIAGMPVLEVWKAKQVVVMKRSLGVGYAAVDNPIFYKPNTAMLLGDAKKTCDALQAKVREAQ, encoded by the exons GAATTCCATACAAGCAGCTCACAGTCGGCGTCCCGAAAGAAattttccaaaatgagcggcgCGTGGCGCTGTCCCCTGCTGGCGTGCAGGCGCTTATCAAGCAGGGCTTCAACGTTGTCGTGGAGACTGGCGCGGGAGAGTCCTCAAAGTTCCAGGATGAGCAGTACGCCCAAGCCGGTGCGACAATTAAAGCCCTTAAAGATGTTTTTGCATCGGATGTGTTGGTCAAG GTGCGCGCTCCTGTTTTCAACCCCGACTTGGGCATGCACGAGGTGGAGCTGATGAAGGATGCGGCCACGTTAATCAGCTTCATCTACCCGGCTCAGAACCCCGAGCTGATGGACATGCTGTCTCAGAAGAAAGCCACCGTCCTGGCTATGGACCAGGTGCCCCGAGTCACTATCGCGCAGGGTTATGACGCCCTCAGCTCCATGGCCAACATTGCAGG GTACAAGGCTGTCGTGCTGGCTGCAAACAGCTTTGGCCGCTTTTTCACAGGACAAATCACTGCAGCTGGCAAGGTGCCACCCGCCAAG GTGCTTATCATTGGAGGCGGAGTGGCCGGATTAGCAGCCGCCGGCAGCGCCAGAGCCATGGGAGCCATAGTTCGAGGCTTTGACACCAG GGCCGACGCTTTGGACCAGTTCAAGTCTTTGGGTGCCGAGCCGCTGGAGGTGGACTTCAAGGAGTCTGGAGAGGGCCAAGGAGGCTACGCCAAAGTGATGTCAAAAGAGTTCATTGAGGCCGAGATGAAGCTGTTTGCCAAACAGTGCCAGGAAGTGGACATCATCATCAGCACCGCGCTTATTCCCG GTAAGCGGGCCCCCATCCTTATCACCAAGCCAATGATCGAGAGCATGAAGGACGGATCGGTGGTGGTGGACCTGGCTGCCGAGGCCGGAGGCAACATCGAGACCACGGTGCCCGGGGAGCTGTCCGTCCACAAC GGTGTAACCCACATTGGGTACACGGACCTGCCCAGCCGCTTGCCCACGCAGTCGAGCACGTTGTACTCCAACAACATCACAAAGCTGGTGCGGGCCATCAGTCCGGACAAGGAGAACTTTTACCTTGATGTGAAGGACGTGTTTGATTTTGGGACCATGGACCACGTTGTCAGAGGCTCTATTGTCATGCAG aATGGAAAAATCATCTTCCCGGCACCTCCGCCCAACAACATGCCCACCGCCGCTCCGCCGAAGCCCAAGTCTATCAAGGAGCTGGAGGCGGAGAAGTCGTCCCAAATCTCTCCCTTCAGGGCAACGCTCACGTCTGCCGGCGTGTACACTGGAG GCTTCACCACACTGTTGGGTTTGGGTCTGGCGGCTCCCAACGCCGCCTTCACGCAGATCGTCACCACCTTCGGCTTGGCCGGCATCGTGGGGTACCACACGGTGTGGGGCGTCACCCCCGCGCTCCACTCGCCGCTCATGTCGGTGACCAACGCCATCTCAG GTCTCACGGCCGTGGGTGGTCTGGCCCTAATGGGAGGCGGCTACACCCCAACAAGCACTGCCGAGACACTGGCCGTGCTCGCCGCCTTCATCTCCTCAGTCAACATTGCCG GTGGTTTCCTGGTGACTCAGAAGATGTTGGACATGTTCAAGCGTCCCACCGATCCCCCGGAGCATAACTACCTCTATCTGCTTCCGGCTGGTGTGTTCGTGGGCGGATACGCTGCAGCGCTGCAGTCGGGGTATAACATTGAGCAG ATGATGTACTTGGGCTCCGGAATGTGCTGCGTCGGCGCCCTGGCTGGCCTCTCCAACCAGTCCACGGCCCGCCTGGGTAACGTCTTGGGTATGATGGGAGTCGCCGGGGGCATCGCCGCCACCCTGGGCGCACTCAAGCCGAGTCCCGAGCTCCTGGCGCAGATGAGCGCCGCCATGGCCGTCGGCGGCACCGCCG GTCTGACCATCGCTAAGAGAATCCAGATCACCGATTTGCCCCAGCTGGTGGCTGCCTTCCACAGCCTGGTGGGTTTGGCGGCCGTGCTGACCTGCGTGGCCGAGTACATGGTGGAGTACCCTCACTTCGCCACGGACCCGGCGGCCAATCTCACCAAGATTGTGGCCTACCTGGGCACCTTCATCGGCGGGGTCACTTTCAGCGGCTCTTTGGTGGCTTATGGCAAACTGCAAG GTATGCTGAACAGCGCCCCTCTGATTCTCCCCGCCCGCCACGCCCTCAACGCCTCTCTGATGGCCGGCAGCATCGGAGGGATGATCCCCTACATGCTGGACCCCAGCTTCACCACCGGCATCACCTGCCTGGGCTCGGTCTCCGCGCTATCCGCCATCATG GGCGTAACCTTGACGGCGGCCATCGGGGGCGCCGACATGCCGGTGGTGATCACCGTGCTGAACAGCTACTCGGGATGGGCCTTGTGCGCCGAGGGCTTCCTGCTCAACAACAATCTGCTGACCATCGTCGGGGCCCTCATCGGGTCATCCGGTGCCATTCTGTCGTACATCATGTGCGTG GCCATGAACCGCTCGCTGGCGAACGTGATCCTGGGAGGCTACGGCACGTCTTCCACCGGTACTGGGAAGCCCATGGAGATCACAGGCACGCACACCGAGGTCAACGTGGATCAGACTGTGGACATAATTAAAGAGGCCCAGAGCATTATCATCACTCcag GTTATGGCCTTTGTGCTGCAAAGGCACAGTACCCCATTGCCGAGCTGGTGAAGAATCTCAAAGATGCCGGCAAGGACGTGCG GTTCGGCATCCACCCCGTCGCCGGCCGTATGCCCGGTCAGCTCAACGTGCTGTTGGCCGAAGCCGGCGTCCCTTACGACATTGTCCTGGAGATGGATGAAATCAATGAAGATTTCCCTG AGACGGACCTGGTCCTGGTGATCGGCGCCAACGACACAGTGAACTCGGCCGCCCAGGAAGACCCCAACTCCATCATCGCCGGCATGCCCGTGCTGGAGGTCTGGAAGGCCAAGCAG gtggtggtgatgAAACGCTCGCTGGGCGTGGGATACGCCGCTGTGGACAACCCCATCTTCTACAAGCCCAACACGGCCATGTTGCTGGGCGACGCCAAGAAGACGTGCGACGCCCTGCAAGCCAAGGTCCGCGAGGCCCAGTGA